The proteins below are encoded in one region of Drosophila santomea strain STO CAGO 1482 chromosome 3R, Prin_Dsan_1.1, whole genome shotgun sequence:
- the LOC120454149 gene encoding zinc finger CCCH domain-containing protein 14, which translates to MECNLGSEIGQKMRSAVKAKLLELGTGGSAGFIDDELPDYVMVMVANKRTKQQMNAELNLFLGDQTDLFVTWLHEVLQKLQEVTLPTSSASSKKRKSRGQGETAKVKEKEKDKKGSKKDKRPHRKSGDELSEPQSSSADAMPVISSITDVFAEELLEKAKKTMDIDHSAKDEILHKKKKRKSIEDEDASASKAQDVPAVSEISSTTTGVNRQKDLAELAEIQKKIYAAKKHLRQIGEIGDESDEDDEDLLNLSAREESVDQEPDEDPPQTEAPPRKAKSPIIFNRREKTPEKRPEAEPEIDSRQEETEERSPKKDSTADKVKEDRSERRSVHDRLGSKTQAPAERSQRNQKELYVPAHRRRSEPEASKERGQRERSRERRSSRDTSRDTNRNHRQRRSPSPEAPSTKQRIGSRVIVAVNKPPEPSDDEDMADKPVNSVIKIKPRPNVSPRRQACKNLLLRAVADAQRSTILAKTSTKKEDEDVGKITSSLGKRKSVDKSDRTRERDRERDRGKRSAPSNELFRRTTRELVVNVTQREGKRTRRSNESRAEIKVVEEEYTPSLITEQVETYVPQLLTNVDELDLHISSHDEPSPSSGALKTQFVVTLNGDKALGAKNGKGGVFRKRPSNSRRRSSSPVSTPQVSSSNIEPTSTTADKRRRSNRERSFSPSPRQNSGSPSLPTTRSINRSEVLRQPQEIKKIIIKNDTDEDDEMHGSPKKRSPNKRQQAAVANTSANGHKDNKDKAKIEDGSTTPPLPAKPKARAEKRASSKEKSVRSNSAEASSAAKSASASTSVSTTTKAKHTPIRFTLKSEDEPSASKKRRSGSPDRDVVAPEKRRVSIRNAEDRKYDNLPALSAVSVDSTVLKVNKPKERCKYHPNCTKQFCEYYHPTAPCKSFPNCKFADKCMYSHPKCKFDMACMSIDCNYAHGGQRDLSHVQLAAPPLSSHVIPVQNYKSISAPVTSTTATTMCKYYPNCSKLGCTFYHPKPCRFGKNCVNKLECIFYHPEMQSKFKWVASLG; encoded by the exons ATGGAGTGCAATCTGGGCAGCGAGATTGGACAGAAGATGCGC AGCGCCGTAAAGGCAAAGCTGCTGGAGCTGGGCACCGGAGGATCGGCCGGTTTTATAGACGATGAACTGCCGGACTACGTCATGGTCATGGTGGCCAACAAGCGCACCAAACAGCAGATGAACGCCGAGCTGAATTTATTCCTAGGCGACCAGACCGACCTCTTCGTCACCTGGCTGCACGAGGTGCTGCAAAAGCTCCAGGAGGTCACACTCCCCACATCCAGTG CTTCCAGCAAGAAGCGAAAGTCTCGCGGCCAGGGAGAAACAGCAAAGGTCAAGGAAAAGGAGAAAGACAAAAAAGGCTCGAAGAAGGATAAGCGACCGCACCGAAAGTCCGGAGATGAGCTGTCGGAACCACAGTCAAGTTCCGCTGATGCCATGCCCGTTATCAGCTCCATCACGGATGTATTTGCGGAAGAGCTCCTCGAGAAGGCAAAGAAAACCATGGACATCGATCATAGTGCCAAAGACGAGATCttgcacaaaaagaaaaagcgcAAGTCCATCGAGGATGAGGATGCATCGGCTAGTAAGGCGCAGGATGTGCCCGCCGTCTCGGAGATCAGCTCAACTACTACCGGTGTTAACCGACAAAAAGATCTCGCCGAGCTGGCCGAAATCCAAAAGAAAATTTATGCAGCCAAGAAGCATTTACGCCAGATTGGCGAGATCGGGGATGAGAGCGATGAAGACGATGAGGATCTTTTGAACTTAAGCGCGCGGGAAGAGTCTGTGGACCAGGAGCCAGACGAGGATCCCCCGCAAACAGAGGCACCACCTCGAAAAGCTAAGAGTCCCATTATTTTCAACAGACGCGAGAAGACACCCGAAAAGCGTCCAGAGGCAGAACCGGAGATCGATTCTCGCCAGGAAGAAACGGAGGAGAGGAGCCCCAAAAAAGATTCGACGGCTGACAAAGTTAAGGAGGACCGTTCTGAGCGGCGATCTGTGCATGACCGTCTCGGTTCAAAGACCCAAGCGCCGGCAGAGCGTTCGCAGCGCAACCAAAAGGAGCTCTACGTGCCGGCCCATCGGCGACGCAGCGAACCCGAGGCCAGTAAAGAGCGCGGTCAAAGGGAGCGCTCCCGAGAACGACGCTCTAGCCGCGACACCTCTAGGGACACCAACCGTAATCACCGCCAGCGTCGGTCGCCTAGTCCAGAGGCTCCAAGTACAAAGCAACGCATTGGCTCCCGGGTTATTGTGGCCGTTAACAAGCCACCTGAGCCGTCGGACGATGAGGATATGGCCGACAAACCAGTCAACTCCGTGATTAAGATCAAGCCCAGGCCAAATGTTTCTCCCAGGCGACAGGCATGCAAGAACCTCCTTTTGCGAGCCGTTGCCGACGCCCAGCGCTCCACAATCCTGGCCAAGACTTCGACAAAGAAGGAGGACGAGGATGTGGGCAAGATCACAAGCTCTCTGGGCAAGCGCAAGTCGGTAGATAAGAGTGATCGGACTCGTGAACGTGATCGCGAGAGAGACCGAGGCAAAAGGAGTGCACCAAGCAACGAACTCTTCAGGCGCACCACTAGGGAATTAGTGGTAAATGTGACACAAAGGGAAGGCAAGCGTACACGGCGGTCCAACGAGAGTCGCGCAGAAATCAAAGTGGTGGAGGAAGAATATACGCCTAGTCTAATAACTGAGCAAGTCGAGACGTATGTGCCGCAGTTGCTGACCAACGTGGATGAATTGGATTTGCACATCAGCTCCCACGATGAGCCCAGTCCCAGTTCTGGAGCCCTCAAGACTCAGTTTGTGGTCACGTTAAACGGCGACAAAGCTCTCGGAGCTAAAAATGGCAAGGGAGGCGTCTTTCGCAAGCGGCCGAGCAACTCACGTAGACGCTCCTCCTCGCCAGTATCCACGCCACAAGTGTCCTCCTCCAACATTGAGCCCACGTCAACGACGGCAGACAAGCGACGCCGATCCAATCGGGAAAGAAGCTTCTCGCCATCGCCGAGACAGAACAGTGGTTCACCCTCCCTGCCGACAACACGCAGCATCAACCGCAGCGAGGTTCTCAGGCAGCCACAGGAGATCAAAAAGATTATCATCAAGAATGACACGGATGAGGATGATGAAATGCACGGGTCACCGAAAAAACGATCACCCAACAAGCGCCAACAAGCGGCGGTAGCTAACACATCAGCTAATGGGCACAAGGACAATAAGGATAAGGCTAAAATAGAGGACGGCTCCACAACTCCACCGCTGCCAGCCAAACCAAAGGCGCGGGCGGAGAAGAGAGCTTCCAGCAAAGAGAAATCCGTAAGATCTAATTCAGCGGAGGCGTCATCGGCCGCCAAATCCGCCAgcgcatccacatccgttTCTACAACTACCAAAGCCAAGCACACGCCAATTCGCTTCACTCTTAAAAGTGAGGACGAGCCGAGTGCAAGTAAGAAGCGTCGTTCTGGCAGCCCCGATCGAGATGTCGTGGCTCCGGAGAAACGCAGGGTATCCATACGCAATGCGGAGGACAGGAAGTACGACAATTTGCCGGCGT TGAGCGCAGTTAGCGTGGACTCGACCGTGCTGAAGGTGAACAAACCCAAGGAGCGCTGCAAGTATCATCCAAACTGCACAAAGCAGTTCTGTGAGTACTACCATCCAACGGCACCATGCAAGTCTTTCCCCAACTGCAAGTTTGCGGACAAGTGCATGTACTCGCATCCGAAGTGCAAATTCGACATGGCCTGCATGAGCATAGACTGCAACTACGCCCATGGCGGCCAAAGGGATCTGAGCCATGTGCAGCTTGCTGCTCCACCACTAT CCTCTCACGTCATACCAGTGCAGAACTACAAGTCGATATCGGCCCCTGTTACATCAACGACTGCAACTACGATGTGCAAGTACTACCCCAATTGTTCCAAGTTGGGCTGCACCTTCTATCATCCCAAACCCTGCCGCTTTGGCAAGAACTGCGTAAACAAGCTGGAGTGTATCTTCTACCATCCGGAGATGCAGAGCAAATTCAAGTGGGTGGCATCTTTGGGCTAA